One Rhodoferax sp. GW822-FHT02A01 genomic window, GCTGACAAGGGTTCGCTCGACACAACAGCAATCGGCACACCGGCGCTACCCGCAGATTCGTTGCCACCAACCGGAGTAAAGCCGGAATAGGCAACCATGGCAGCGCGCACACCGTCCCAATTCATGCGCTCAATGGCGGATTCCAGTAGGCCCTTCTGTCTTTGCTGCCCCGGTGTCTTGGCCTGCAAGGCAGTGGCGATGCTACGCAGTTCATTGATAGGGAATTGCTCCACCGAGGGAATACCGGCGATCTCGTTGTAGATGGCCTTGTAGTTCACAGGCGTGGGAGCAAGCTTGCGGGCTGTCAACTGCTTGAGCGTTTCCCTGGCAACTTCAAATGGTTTTTTTTCACTCATAACTGGACCTACCTGCTGCGTTTTGTATCGCTTTTTGTGCAACCAGACAGCCCATTCAAAGGTCTCACTCCGGAATGGCAACTGCATTTGCTTGTGCATCAAGTATCCGCTTTTTTAACCTACCGTCACAACTCTTGTTCCATGAATCAGAAGCACCCGAAAAATCCCGGCCATTGTCAGCATGTCAAGTAACAACACTGTGGATAGTTCTGGCATAACCGTGCACTTATCCACAGGATGAACAGAATGCCCCGAGTTATCCAGTCTGCGGGTACACCTCGAACGCAGACTCACCAACATGCTTCAAAAGTAGCTAAGCCCATGATTTCAATCCAGAAAAATGGCTTGTCCACACAAACAGCGTTTGCTCTATCTACGACTACTACTCTGTATCTAATAAAAGAAGATAAGAAGACAGGAAACCAAGCACTCAAAAAAACAAAAATGTTGTTGTGCATAGCTTCGCTTTGCCGGCCCACGATCAAGTAAGATTTGGCCTGTTTTGTTGCAGCCACAGGCTTTGTTTCACCTTCATGACCGTCAAGCCTTCAGGCACAAATTCCCAGCCCAATACCTCAAGTTTTGAAATCAAGAGCGCCCAGTTATCCCTGGTGGCCTTGTTCATCAAAACCGAGGTCTGGAACACTGTGGTCGCCGATGTCAGCAAGCAGTTTGGAGCGGGGGGTGAAAGCCCGGATTTTTTCGACAATGATCCGGTGGTACTGGACTTTTCAGCCTTGCGCAGAGACCTGGATTACGTCGATATATCGAAGCTGGTGCAGGCTTTGCGCTCCTGCCGCTTGGTCCCCGTGGCCTTCAGGGGTGAACCGCAATCTTGGACGCAAACTCTGTTGCAATCGGGATTGGTGCAAGCGCCGATGGAGGTCATCAAGTCAAAACAGGCGACAAAAAGCACTCCCCAAGCCATAGAAACCGTGGTGCGTGAAGTGCCAGGACCCGGCACCATGGTCATCGACAAGCCGGTGCGTTCTGGTCAGAAGATCTATGCCAGGGGCGCCGACCTGGTGGTGTTGGCCATGGTTAACCAAGGCGGAGAAGTGGTGGCTGATGGCAATATCCATGTGTATGCACCCCTGCGCGGCAAGGCCATGGCAGGTGCCCGTGGAAACACGGGGGCACGCATTTTTTCGCTGTGTCTGGAGCCGGAGCTGATCTCCATCGCTGGTGTGTATCGCACCAGTGAATCACCTTTGCCGGAAAATGTGGCAGGCAAGCCGGCTCAAGTGCGGCTCTCAAGCGAAGGCGGACAAGACAAATTGCTCTTCGAACCGCTCAAAAGTTGATTTGAATTTAATACTGGAAAGAAACCCGAAATGGCAAAAATCATTGTGGTGACTTCTGGCAAGGGTGGCGTTGGCAAGACCACGACCAGCGCCAGTTTTGCGACCGGCCTGGCATTGCGCGGGCACAAGACCGCAGTGATTGACTTCGATGTGGGCCTGCGCAATCTGGACCTGATCATGGGTTGTGAGCGCCGTGTGGTGTACGACCTGATCAACGTGATCCATGGTGAAGCCAATCTCAACCAGGCCCTGATCAAGGACAAGCAATGTGAAAACCTGTTTGTGCTGGCTGCATCGCAAACACGTGACAAGGACGCACTGACGCAGGACGGTGTGGAAAAAATTCTTGCCGATCTGGCGGCCATGGGCTTTGAGTACATTGTGTGTGACTCCCCTGCCGGCATTGAAACCGGGGCTCTGATGGCCATGCACTTCGCGGATGAGGCACTGGTGGTGACCAACCCGGAAGTCTCTTCTGTGCGCGACTCTGATCGCATTCTGGGCATGTTGTCGAGCAAGACCAAGCGTGCCATGGAAGGTGGTGAACCGATCAAGGAACATTTGCTCATCACGCGGTACAACCCCTCCCGCGTGGACCAGGGCCAGATGCTTTCGCTTGACGACATCAAGGACATCTTGCGCATACCGCTGATTGGCGTGATTCCCGAGAGCGAATCGGTGCTGCAAGCGTCCAACCAGGGTGTGCCGGCCGTGCATATGCAGGGCAGCGATGTTTCGGAAGCCTACAAGGACGTGATATCCCGTTTCCTCGGCGAAGACAAACCCATGCGTTTCATCGACGCACCCAAACAGGGCTTGCTCAAACGCCTGTTCGGGGGAAAATAAACCATGTCGTTTCTTTCCTTTCTGCTGGGCGAAAAAAAGAAAACAGCCGGTGTGGCCAAGGAGCGTCTGCAGATCATTCTGGCGCACGAGCGTAGTGGCCGCAGCGCCGCAACACCGGACTATCTGCCGGACTTGCAGCGTGACTTGGTGGCAGTGATCAGCAAATACATCAAGATCAATCCCGACGATATCAAGGTCAATCTCGAGCGTCAGGACAATCTGGAAGTTCTGGAAGTCAAGATCGAATTGCCGGACGCCCGCTAGTCCGCTTCAGGCAGGATTTGCGTCCTGCTCACGAATCAGCCGTAGCAAGGTAATTTCGGAAGGAGCGCCCAGGCGCATGGGTGGTCCCCAGTACCCGGTTCCGCGGCTGGTATAGATCCACATGTTGCGCAGTTTTTGCAGTCCCGCTGTGAAGGGCTGCTGCAGCCGTATGAAGTGCGGCCACGGCCAGAATTGACCGCCATGGGTGTGTCCGCTGAGTTGCAGGTCGAATCCAGCCTTTGCTGCAGCATCGGCGCTACGCGGTTGGTGTGCCAGCAACAGCTTGAATCCTGCATCGGTAGGTGCATTGGCAATGGCCTTGTGTGGGTCACTTTGATGGCTGGTATCGAAGTGGTGGGCACTGTAGTCCGTCACGCCGGCAAGAACCAGGGATGCAGATGCATGTGTGTTGCTGCCAAGGCCGTGGTCAATCACTACGTGTTCATTCATCAATACAGTGACACCCAGCATGCGCAAGGCATTGATCCATGCATGGGCACCCGAGTAGTACTCGTGATTGCCGGTGACAAAGAAGCTGCCGTATGTGGAATGTAGACCGCGCAAGGGTTCCACCAGCGACGCCAGTTGTTGAACGGGTCCGTCCACTAGATCGCCGGTAATGGCCACCACGTCGGCCTGCAACCGATTGACGCGATGGACTATGCGTTGCAGATACGCCTCCTTGATAGTCGGACCCACATGTATGTCACTGATCTGCGCTATGCGAAATCCCACCAGCGCTTCGGGCAAATTGTTAACCGGTACATCCACTGAAACCACCGCGGCCGTACGTCGGGCATTCCAGTAGCCCACTGCCAGAATTGCGATGGAAACAATGGGAATCAGCACGACGGTAACTTCCCGCAGTGCCATCAGATTCAAAAGACCCGGGTTCATCCACTGCAGCATGGTTGCAAACAGCAGTACTACCTCGCGTACGACCATCAGGGCAAACAGGCTGGAGAAAACTCCCATGCAGACCATCCCGATCCAGGTCAGCCTGTGGCCCCAGGGCTCTGGTGCAAGCCGCTGTGCCACCAGGCCCATGGGCATCAGTGCCGTGGAAAGGACCAACCACAGAGAAAAGGCAAATCCCGCATATACCGAGTACTGCGCCAAATCAGGTACCAGGCGCCAGCCAACCAATGCGTGCACGATCAGGGAAAAGGCAAAAAGAGGGGCAAAAGCCATAGGAACAATCGCCAGCTGTTGGCTGGCGACATGAAGAACACACTTCCAGATGACGCGGATTCAGGCCGGTTCAAGCCCAGAAGGCGATTTATATGGTGAAGAAATGTTTCGTTGCTGTCAGCGCGCCCTGGGCCCCGTAGGTTTGCTCAAAGAAGAAGGATCTTTGCCTGTTCAGCGCCAAAATGCTGCTGGCTCGCGTGCCGTACGCTGCCGAAGATACAAAGGCTGCAGACAGCATGTGCTCTATTTCTCTGGGTACACCGGTGTCAGGCAGTTCGGCGTAGGCAGCCTTGCTGCGATCCTGCAACAGGGGCAACAGGCCCTCTACCGTGGTTTGGCCTTGCTTGCATTGCTGCTGCAACGCTGATTTGAGGCGAAGCAGTTTGGGCCAGGGCGTATCAAAGTCTGCATTCGATACCGCACTGATTCCGGGCTTCAAGGTCACTATTCGCTGATTGCGGCTCTCTAGGCCCAGCAGTTCTTCACCATCCCACAACAGCAAGTTGAATGGGTTGTAGGCGCCCTGCGGAGCCAGCGCCTCCAGATAGGTCCTTGCACTGCTATTGCTTTGCAGAAATTGGGTCGTCAACATGCCGCGCGATGGCTTCGGGGCAGAGTCCACCACCGGAAGGCGGTAGTTGGTCAGCGCAGCCAGACGACCGCCCCGGCCAA contains:
- the minC gene encoding septum site-determining protein MinC encodes the protein MTVKPSGTNSQPNTSSFEIKSAQLSLVALFIKTEVWNTVVADVSKQFGAGGESPDFFDNDPVVLDFSALRRDLDYVDISKLVQALRSCRLVPVAFRGEPQSWTQTLLQSGLVQAPMEVIKSKQATKSTPQAIETVVREVPGPGTMVIDKPVRSGQKIYARGADLVVLAMVNQGGEVVADGNIHVYAPLRGKAMAGARGNTGARIFSLCLEPELISIAGVYRTSESPLPENVAGKPAQVRLSSEGGQDKLLFEPLKS
- the minD gene encoding septum site-determining protein MinD, yielding MAKIIVVTSGKGGVGKTTTSASFATGLALRGHKTAVIDFDVGLRNLDLIMGCERRVVYDLINVIHGEANLNQALIKDKQCENLFVLAASQTRDKDALTQDGVEKILADLAAMGFEYIVCDSPAGIETGALMAMHFADEALVVTNPEVSSVRDSDRILGMLSSKTKRAMEGGEPIKEHLLITRYNPSRVDQGQMLSLDDIKDILRIPLIGVIPESESVLQASNQGVPAVHMQGSDVSEAYKDVISRFLGEDKPMRFIDAPKQGLLKRLFGGK
- the minE gene encoding cell division topological specificity factor MinE; translated protein: MSFLSFLLGEKKKTAGVAKERLQIILAHERSGRSAATPDYLPDLQRDLVAVISKYIKINPDDIKVNLERQDNLEVLEVKIELPDAR
- a CDS encoding metallophosphoesterase; amino-acid sequence: MAFAPLFAFSLIVHALVGWRLVPDLAQYSVYAGFAFSLWLVLSTALMPMGLVAQRLAPEPWGHRLTWIGMVCMGVFSSLFALMVVREVVLLFATMLQWMNPGLLNLMALREVTVVLIPIVSIAILAVGYWNARRTAAVVSVDVPVNNLPEALVGFRIAQISDIHVGPTIKEAYLQRIVHRVNRLQADVVAITGDLVDGPVQQLASLVEPLRGLHSTYGSFFVTGNHEYYSGAHAWINALRMLGVTVLMNEHVVIDHGLGSNTHASASLVLAGVTDYSAHHFDTSHQSDPHKAIANAPTDAGFKLLLAHQPRSADAAAKAGFDLQLSGHTHGGQFWPWPHFIRLQQPFTAGLQKLRNMWIYTSRGTGYWGPPMRLGAPSEITLLRLIREQDANPA
- a CDS encoding NRDE family protein — protein: MCLIAWNWQPDSETPLLLLGNRDEYFARPALPLHCWQDAEVLAGKDLQAGGTWLGIGRGGRLAALTNYRLPVVDSAPKPSRGMLTTQFLQSNSSARTYLEALAPQGAYNPFNLLLWDGEELLGLESRNQRIVTLKPGISAVSNADFDTPWPKLLRLKSALQQQCKQGQTTVEGLLPLLQDRSKAAYAELPDTGVPREIEHMLSAAFVSSAAYGTRASSILALNRQRSFFFEQTYGAQGALTATKHFFTI